The Silvibacterium dinghuense DNA window TGGTCCACTTCTTCGGCGCAGTTGGAGACGGTGCTCCCTCTTCTGCCGCGGCGGCTTGCTGCAGCTTCCGCTCTTCGGCTGTCAGAGGCGCATTGATCTCCAGCAGCCCAGCCGGCAGCCGCATCTCGATCCGCTTCGCTGCGATATCGATCGTTTCGAGATAGGCTTTGGCAAACGGAACCAGCACCTCGCTACCGTCCGTCCCTTTGAGCACCAGCAGCGACGCACTGCGATCCACTTCCACCACCGTGCCGATGGCAGGCGCGCCCTCCGTAGCCAGATCGATCACCGTGCAGCCTTCCAGGTCGCTGATATACACCGATCCGTCGGTCAGCTCTGCGCGTTCGCTTTCGGGAATCGCTACGTGAAAACCACGGAATTTCTCGGCATCATCGATGGAATCCACGCCGGCAAACTTCAGCACGATGCGGCCCTGATGCAGCCAGAAATCTTCAAGTTCTATTTCGCGGGGAGGCGCCTGATTTTTGGCCGTAGGAGTGGCTTCAGCGCCGGGAGGAAGCAGGAACAGTCGCCTGCGGTCGGAGAAGCGCTCCGGAAAATCAGTAAGGATGTCGGCCAGGATTTCTCCGTGCCGACCTTGCGGGCGCACAAGATGGGCGAGCAGGGCCCATCCCGATATTGCCGCTGCGCT harbors:
- the rimM gene encoding ribosome maturation factor RimM (Essential for efficient processing of 16S rRNA), translated to MSGWALLAHLVRPQGRHGEILADILTDFPERFSDRRRLFLLPPGAEATPTAKNQAPPREIELEDFWLHQGRIVLKFAGVDSIDDAEKFRGFHVAIPESERAELTDGSVYISDLEGCTVIDLATEGAPAIGTVVEVDRSASLLVLKGTDGSEVLVPFAKAYLETIDIAAKRIEMRLPAGLLEINAPLTAEERKLQQAAAAEEGAPSPTAPKKWTKHRPWKKKPQK